The Claveliimonas bilis genome window below encodes:
- a CDS encoding aminopeptidase, whose protein sequence is MIEERYQLVMERISQIPGENTAAEKFRPYFRKTAEFILLLDRLKENIDSGAYRKLSLEDLEQWNQKLYEDILPEHYETSYANPAYAQEKLGEEYGQILSFLYTELRGGIVWVFEQHTEYLDILYELFVEIYNCFEDEGSPDEGELKKIIYWYASDYCDVFVADRILEQIDPSERFAVDIIENSDLSDYRYLYYFGEYISENEIRTAKHLMSLPEEKIQKMADVYTEGYRIGFVNTGKDLSKKSTVNIRYVLGFERVIKAAIENFAKMGLRPIIYRAAVSGLTKRGTAKVGYCGGNPNKQYDYDHRNDQGLFLNKRFTERKLEVIKTVYERHKDLAAGLAGPAVMETFGEKPFSPEPKEEAISLTEKQEEQQLLFDSRSGQLTNQYIKGEERSFTIIAYPVPEIGEKYEEIFDEVVKINTLDAKLYTKVQQTIIDALDQGEYVRVIGGNGNRTNMKVQLFPLKDPEKETIFENCVADVNIPVGEVFTSPVLEGTEGTLHVSRVYLNELQYQDLEFTFADGMITGYRCGNFENEEEGKNYIRDNILHKHPSLPLGEFAIGTNTTAYAAAKKYKIEDKLPILIAEKMGPHFAVGDTCYSWSEDIKVYNPNGKEIVARDNSVSVKRKEDVSKAYFHCHTDITIPYEELEKIAVVTGDGREIVILEQGKFVLPGTEILNEPLKNMNK, encoded by the coding sequence ATGATTGAAGAGCGATATCAACTTGTGATGGAGAGAATTTCGCAGATTCCGGGTGAAAATACGGCGGCGGAAAAGTTTCGCCCGTATTTTCGGAAGACTGCGGAATTTATTCTTTTATTGGATCGGTTAAAAGAAAATATAGATTCCGGAGCATACAGGAAACTGTCCCTGGAAGATCTGGAGCAGTGGAATCAAAAGCTGTATGAGGATATTCTGCCGGAACATTATGAGACAAGCTATGCGAATCCGGCTTATGCACAAGAGAAGCTGGGAGAGGAGTACGGACAGATATTAAGTTTCCTCTATACGGAACTTCGAGGGGGAATCGTCTGGGTGTTTGAGCAGCACACAGAATATCTGGATATTCTGTATGAGCTTTTTGTGGAGATTTATAACTGCTTTGAGGATGAGGGATCTCCGGATGAAGGCGAGCTGAAGAAAATTATTTACTGGTATGCCAGCGACTACTGCGATGTGTTTGTGGCGGACCGGATTCTTGAGCAGATCGATCCGTCGGAACGGTTTGCGGTAGATATCATAGAGAACAGCGATCTTTCCGATTACAGATATCTTTACTATTTCGGAGAATATATCAGCGAAAATGAGATCCGTACAGCAAAGCATCTTATGTCCCTCCCGGAAGAAAAGATTCAGAAAATGGCGGATGTGTACACGGAAGGTTACCGGATCGGTTTTGTCAATACCGGAAAAGACCTGTCCAAGAAGAGTACAGTGAATATCCGCTATGTGCTGGGATTTGAACGTGTGATAAAAGCGGCGATAGAAAATTTTGCAAAGATGGGACTAAGGCCGATCATCTACCGGGCTGCTGTCAGTGGGCTGACAAAGCGGGGAACGGCGAAAGTAGGTTACTGTGGAGGCAATCCTAATAAGCAGTATGATTACGACCACAGAAATGATCAGGGCCTGTTTTTGAATAAACGTTTTACAGAGCGGAAATTAGAAGTGATAAAGACGGTCTATGAAAGGCATAAGGATCTGGCAGCAGGTCTGGCGGGACCGGCTGTCATGGAAACCTTCGGAGAAAAGCCTTTTAGCCCGGAGCCGAAAGAGGAAGCCATATCTCTGACAGAGAAGCAGGAGGAGCAGCAGCTTTTATTTGACTCCAGATCAGGCCAGCTGACCAATCAGTATATCAAAGGGGAGGAGAGAAGCTTTACGATCATTGCATATCCTGTTCCGGAGATCGGGGAGAAATATGAAGAGATCTTCGACGAGGTTGTGAAGATCAATACCCTGGACGCGAAACTTTATACAAAAGTACAGCAGACGATCATAGACGCTCTCGACCAGGGGGAATACGTCCGGGTGATCGGGGGAAACGGAAACCGGACGAACATGAAGGTGCAGCTTTTCCCGCTTAAGGATCCGGAAAAAGAAACGATTTTTGAAAACTGCGTGGCTGATGTAAATATTCCGGTGGGAGAAGTATTCACCTCTCCTGTACTGGAAGGAACAGAAGGAACGCTTCATGTCAGCAGAGTATACTTGAATGAACTGCAGTATCAGGATCTGGAATTTACCTTTGCTGATGGAATGATCACAGGTTACCGATGCGGCAACTTTGAGAATGAGGAGGAGGGAAAAAATTATATCCGTGATAATATTCTCCATAAACATCCGTCCCTTCCTCTGGGAGAGTTTGCCATTGGAACAAACACGACTGCCTATGCAGCGGCAAAGAAATATAAAATCGAGGATAAGCTGCCGATTCTGATCGCGGAGAAGATGGGACCTCATTTTGCGGTGGGAGATACCTGCTACAGCTGGAGCGAGGATATTAAGGTCTATAACCCTAACGGCAAAGAGATCGTGGCAAGAGATAATTCCGTGTCTGTAAAAAGAAAAGAGGATGTGTCCAAGGCATATTTTCACTGCCATACTGATATTACCATCCCCTATGAAGAACTGGAGAAAATTGCTGTTGTGACCGGGGACGGCAGGGAGATTGTTATTTTGGAACAGGGCAAATTTGTCCTCCCGGGCACAGAGATTTTAAATGAACCATTGAAAAATATGAATAAATAA
- the purM gene encoding phosphoribosylformylglycinamidine cyclo-ligase, producing the protein MDYKNAGVDIEAGYKSVELMKEHVKKTMRPEVLGGLGGFSGAFSLSKIKDMEEPVLLSGTDGCGTKVKLAMILDKHDTIGIDAVAMCVNDIACAGGEPLFFLDYIACGKNYPEKIASIVSGVAEGCLQSEAALVGGETAEHPGLMPEDEYDLAGFAVGVCDKKDMITGEDLKEGDVLIGMASTGVHSNGFSLVRKVFEMTKESLETYYEELGTTLGEALLAPTRIYVKALKNVKNAGVKIKACSHITGGGFYENVPRMLSEHTHAVIEKDSYPVPPVFGMLAREGQVEEKMMYNTFNMGIGMIVAVDAGDVDKAMEAMRQAGDTPYVIGQIKAGEKGVTLC; encoded by the coding sequence ATGGATTATAAAAATGCTGGTGTAGATATTGAAGCAGGTTACAAGTCAGTAGAACTGATGAAAGAACATGTGAAAAAGACAATGCGTCCGGAAGTTCTGGGCGGCCTGGGAGGATTTTCAGGGGCATTTTCTTTAAGTAAGATCAAAGACATGGAAGAACCGGTTTTACTGTCCGGAACAGACGGATGCGGAACAAAAGTAAAGCTTGCCATGATCCTGGACAAACACGATACTATCGGTATTGACGCTGTTGCAATGTGTGTCAATGATATTGCGTGCGCAGGCGGAGAACCGCTGTTTTTCCTGGATTATATTGCCTGCGGTAAGAACTACCCGGAGAAGATCGCAAGTATTGTGAGCGGCGTGGCAGAAGGATGCCTTCAGTCAGAGGCTGCTTTAGTGGGCGGCGAGACAGCGGAGCATCCGGGACTTATGCCGGAGGATGAGTACGATCTGGCCGGATTTGCAGTAGGTGTCTGCGATAAAAAAGATATGATCACCGGAGAGGATCTGAAAGAAGGAGATGTCCTCATCGGAATGGCATCTACCGGTGTGCACAGCAATGGATTTTCCCTTGTGCGCAAGGTGTTTGAAATGACGAAAGAGTCTTTGGAGACTTATTATGAAGAACTGGGAACTACACTTGGAGAAGCTCTCTTAGCGCCTACAAGAATCTATGTAAAAGCGCTGAAAAATGTGAAGAATGCCGGTGTGAAGATCAAAGCATGCAGCCACATTACAGGCGGCGGATTCTATGAGAATGTTCCGAGAATGTTAAGCGAACACACCCATGCCGTTATTGAGAAGGACAGCTATCCGGTCCCGCCTGTTTTCGGCATGCTGGCAAGAGAAGGCCAGGTGGAAGAAAAGATGATGTACAATACTTTTAATATGGGAATCGGAATGATAGTAGCAGTAGACGCGGGGGATGTGGACAAAGCCATGGAAGCAATGCGTCAGGCTGGAGATACGCCTTATGTGATCGGACAGATCAAAGCGGGAGAAAAAGGAGTTACTTTATGTTAA
- a CDS encoding ABC transporter ATP-binding protein has product MKMHEDILRVENLSRIYGQGENEVCALDHVSFSVRKGEFVSVIGASGSGKSTLLHLIGGVDRPTEGKVYVNGTDVYSQKEDALAIFRRRQVGLIYQFYNLIPVLTVEENMTLPVLMDGRSVNQKRVEELLDILKLKDRRGYLPGQLSGGQQQRVSIGRALMNAPAVVLADEPTGNLDSGNSREIVELLKYSNRIYDQTMIMITHDEDIALQADRLIELADGRIIRDEVIRG; this is encoded by the coding sequence ATGAAAATGCATGAGGATATTTTACGGGTAGAAAATCTTTCCAGAATATATGGACAGGGTGAAAATGAAGTGTGCGCGCTGGATCATGTGTCTTTTTCCGTGCGGAAAGGGGAGTTTGTGTCCGTGATCGGAGCATCGGGATCGGGAAAATCTACGCTGCTTCATCTGATCGGAGGTGTGGATCGTCCTACAGAAGGGAAAGTATATGTAAATGGCACAGATGTCTACAGTCAGAAGGAGGATGCGCTTGCTATTTTCCGCCGCCGTCAGGTGGGACTGATCTATCAGTTTTACAATCTGATTCCGGTGCTGACAGTGGAGGAAAATATGACGCTTCCTGTATTGATGGACGGACGGTCAGTCAATCAAAAAAGAGTGGAAGAGCTTTTGGATATCCTGAAACTGAAAGACAGAAGAGGGTATCTTCCCGGACAGCTTTCAGGAGGCCAGCAGCAGAGAGTATCTATTGGGCGCGCCCTTATGAATGCTCCGGCAGTGGTTCTTGCAGACGAACCCACCGGGAATCTTGATTCGGGAAACAGTCGGGAGATTGTAGAGCTTTTGAAGTATTCCAACAGGATTTATGATCAGACTATGATCATGATCACCCACGATGAAGATATTGCGCTTCAGGCGGATCGGCTCATTGAGCTTGCAGATGGAAGAATCATCAGAGATGAGGTGATCCGGGGATGA
- the purN gene encoding phosphoribosylglycinamide formyltransferase has product MLKVAVLVSGGGTNLQAVLDAIDAGRITNAGVCGVISNNKNAYALKRAEDHGIPAQCISPKDYETREEFNEKFLEAVDALTPDLIVLAGFLVVIPAKMIERYRNRIINIHPSLIPSFCGTGFYGLKVHEAALARGVKVTGATVHFVDEGTDTGPIILQKAVEVEADDTPEKLQRRVMEQAEWKILPQAIDLIANNRITVEGNQVKISR; this is encoded by the coding sequence ATGTTAAAAGTTGCAGTGCTTGTTTCCGGAGGGGGTACCAATCTGCAGGCTGTTCTGGACGCGATAGATGCGGGCAGGATCACGAATGCCGGCGTGTGCGGCGTCATCAGCAACAACAAAAATGCCTATGCCCTGAAACGTGCGGAAGATCACGGTATACCGGCACAGTGCATTTCTCCGAAGGATTATGAGACAAGAGAAGAGTTTAACGAGAAGTTTTTGGAGGCAGTGGATGCCCTGACGCCGGATCTGATCGTACTGGCGGGATTTCTTGTGGTGATCCCGGCAAAAATGATCGAGAGATACCGGAACCGGATCATCAATATCCATCCCTCATTGATTCCTTCTTTTTGCGGAACCGGCTTTTACGGACTGAAGGTGCATGAAGCGGCTCTTGCAAGAGGAGTCAAAGTGACAGGAGCAACGGTGCATTTCGTAGATGAGGGGACAGATACCGGGCCCATCATTTTGCAGAAGGCTGTAGAAGTGGAGGCAGATGATACCCCGGAGAAGCTCCAGAGACGTGTGATGGAGCAGGCAGAGTGGAAGATCCTTCCCCAAGCCATTGATCTGATTGCAAACAACCGGATCACAGTGGAAGGAAATCAGGTGAAGATCAGCAGGTAG
- a CDS encoding response regulator transcription factor, whose protein sequence is MDLVSVLLVEDDRTIVENLTGFLKEEGFSVKSTGRQEEALRLLEEQKFDLALLDITLASGSGFSICARIKAEYQIPVIFLTAMSDEYSVVAGLDMGADDYISKPFRPRELVSRMKSVLRRYLRSSQIVTVQDISVDVEKGVVKRDSREIFLSALEYRLLLVFLNHRGKIMTRSALMEELWDITGEYVNDNTLTVYIKRLREKIEKDPQNPVIVKTVRGMGYKME, encoded by the coding sequence ATGGACTTAGTATCTGTTTTGCTTGTGGAAGACGACAGAACCATTGTGGAAAATCTGACAGGATTTTTAAAAGAAGAGGGATTTTCGGTGAAAAGTACCGGGAGGCAGGAGGAAGCGCTGCGCCTCTTAGAGGAGCAGAAGTTTGATCTGGCTCTTTTGGATATTACGCTTGCTTCCGGAAGCGGGTTCAGCATATGCGCCAGGATCAAGGCGGAATATCAGATTCCTGTGATCTTTCTCACGGCAATGAGCGATGAATACTCTGTGGTGGCAGGACTTGACATGGGGGCGGATGATTATATCAGCAAGCCCTTCCGTCCAAGGGAGCTTGTATCCAGAATGAAATCAGTACTGCGCCGATATTTAAGAAGCAGCCAGATCGTGACGGTGCAGGATATTTCAGTTGATGTAGAAAAGGGAGTGGTGAAGAGAGATAGCAGGGAAATTTTCCTCTCTGCTTTGGAATACCGGCTTCTTCTTGTCTTTTTGAACCACAGGGGGAAAATCATGACGCGTTCTGCCCTGATGGAGGAATTGTGGGATATTACCGGAGAGTATGTCAATGACAATACACTTACAGTGTATATCAAAAGGCTGCGGGAAAAAATAGAAAAGGATCCCCAAAACCCTGTGATCGTAAAGACCGTCAGAGGGATGGGATACAAAATGGAATAA
- the purE gene encoding 5-(carboxyamino)imidazole ribonucleotide mutase, giving the protein MPKVGIVMGSDSDMKVMSKAADMLEKLGIEYEMTIISAHREPDVFFEYAKSAEEKDYKVIIAGAGMAAHLPGMCAAIFPMPVIGVPMSGKNLDGQDALYSIVQMPPGIPVATVAIDGGMNAAILAARILATSDPELLKRLKAYTQEMKETVQAKAKKLDELGYKEYMKQM; this is encoded by the coding sequence ATGCCAAAAGTAGGAATTGTAATGGGAAGCGACTCTGACATGAAGGTCATGAGCAAGGCTGCTGACATGTTGGAAAAACTGGGAATTGAGTATGAAATGACGATCATCTCTGCCCACAGAGAACCGGATGTATTTTTTGAATACGCAAAATCAGCGGAAGAAAAGGATTATAAAGTCATTATCGCAGGCGCGGGAATGGCTGCACACCTTCCGGGAATGTGCGCAGCAATTTTCCCAATGCCGGTTATCGGCGTGCCTATGTCCGGAAAGAATCTGGATGGACAGGACGCACTTTACTCTATCGTACAGATGCCGCCGGGAATCCCGGTTGCAACAGTTGCCATCGATGGAGGAATGAACGCAGCTATCCTTGCAGCCAGAATCCTTGCAACTTCCGATCCGGAGCTTCTTAAGAGACTGAAAGCCTATACTCAGGAAATGAAGGAAACTGTTCAGGCAAAGGCAAAGAAGCTGGATGAACTTGGCTATAAAGAATACATGAAGCAGATGTAA
- the purD gene encoding phosphoribosylamine--glycine ligase — protein sequence MKVLIVGSGGREHAIAYCVAKSSKVDEIYCTPGNAGIAEYAVCEPIGPMEFDKITAFAKEKKIDLVIVGMDDPLVGGLVDELEAAGIRAFGPKKNAAILEGSKAFSKDLMKKYHIPTAAYENFDDADEAIHYLETEAKFPIVLKADGLALGKGVLICNTLEEAKEGVKTIMLDKKFGASGNTMVIEEFMTGREVSVLSFVDGNTIRTMTSAQDHKRAGDGDTGLNTGGMGTFSPSPFYTREVEEFCEKYIYQATVDAMKAEGRPFKGVIFFGLMLTEDGPKVLEYNARFGDPEAQVVLPRMKNDIIEVVEACIDGTLDQIDLQFEDNAAVCVVLASDGYPLAYEKGLPIHGLDEFKKHEGYYCFHAGTKFDGDQIVTSGGRVLGITAKGKDLKEARANAYAATEWVSFDNKYMRHDIGKAIDEA from the coding sequence ATGAAGGTATTAATTGTAGGAAGCGGAGGAAGAGAACATGCCATTGCATACTGCGTGGCAAAGAGCAGTAAAGTGGATGAAATCTACTGCACGCCGGGAAATGCGGGAATTGCAGAGTATGCGGTATGCGAACCCATCGGCCCTATGGAATTTGATAAGATCACAGCATTTGCAAAAGAAAAGAAGATCGACCTTGTCATTGTAGGTATGGATGATCCGCTGGTGGGCGGTCTGGTGGATGAACTGGAAGCAGCTGGCATCCGGGCGTTCGGACCAAAGAAAAATGCAGCGATCCTGGAAGGATCCAAAGCTTTTTCCAAAGATCTGATGAAAAAGTATCATATTCCTACTGCGGCTTATGAAAATTTTGACGATGCGGATGAGGCAATTCATTATCTGGAAACAGAAGCGAAGTTTCCGATCGTTTTGAAGGCGGACGGGCTTGCCCTTGGAAAAGGCGTGCTGATCTGCAATACGCTGGAGGAAGCAAAAGAGGGCGTAAAGACCATTATGCTGGATAAAAAATTCGGCGCTTCCGGAAATACAATGGTGATCGAAGAGTTTATGACCGGCCGTGAGGTGTCCGTGCTGTCCTTTGTGGATGGAAATACCATCCGCACAATGACAAGCGCTCAGGATCACAAAAGAGCGGGAGACGGCGATACTGGACTGAACACCGGAGGAATGGGAACTTTCTCTCCAAGTCCTTTCTATACAAGAGAAGTGGAAGAATTTTGTGAGAAGTATATCTATCAGGCTACCGTAGACGCCATGAAGGCAGAAGGCCGTCCTTTCAAGGGAGTGATCTTCTTTGGACTGATGCTGACAGAGGACGGACCGAAAGTATTGGAATACAATGCCCGTTTCGGGGATCCGGAGGCACAGGTGGTGCTGCCCCGGATGAAAAATGACATCATTGAAGTAGTGGAAGCATGTATTGACGGCACTTTGGATCAGATCGATCTGCAGTTTGAGGATAATGCCGCTGTATGTGTTGTCCTTGCATCAGACGGCTATCCGCTGGCTTATGAGAAAGGGCTTCCGATCCACGGACTTGATGAGTTTAAGAAGCATGAGGGATATTACTGCTTCCATGCAGGCACAAAATTTGACGGCGATCAGATTGTGACAAGCGGCGGACGTGTGCTTGGCATAACAGCGAAGGGAAAAGACCTGAAGGAAGCAAGAGCCAATGCCTATGCGGCTACCGAGTGGGTGTCATTTGACAACAAATATATGCGCCATGATATTGGAAAAGCCATAGACGAGGCGTAA
- a CDS encoding sensor histidine kinase, with amino-acid sequence MGMWKNRDIWIPASVSAAIILAVTLAAAVIISPEAAGAAAFMGICLFALFMGTAFFREKSIRKLSEELDRILHGEEGLEISHFREGDLEILRDEIAKMTWTLNQQSRRLADDKEQLSRALADISHQIRTPLTSVNLMAERMRRPDISEGEWRKLLREMSHMLGRIGWLVDTLLKLSRLDAGTVTLKQEKFPVSSLIEDALRTFAVSMELHGQTCIADESEDICISGDYTWTLEALQNVMKNALEHTPEGGKIWIEIKDTVLYVQMSVIDSGPGIPKEDIPHLFERFYRGKTAGKDSFGIGLSLSRAVLSLENAVILAENSKDRGGCFILRFYK; translated from the coding sequence ATGGGAATGTGGAAAAACAGGGATATCTGGATCCCGGCATCCGTCAGCGCAGCAATCATACTGGCAGTGACACTGGCTGCAGCGGTCATCATTTCTCCTGAAGCGGCAGGAGCTGCTGCATTTATGGGAATATGTCTCTTTGCTCTCTTTATGGGGACGGCGTTTTTCAGGGAAAAGTCCATACGGAAGCTTTCGGAAGAATTGGACCGGATCCTTCATGGCGAAGAAGGACTTGAGATTTCACATTTCCGGGAAGGAGATCTGGAAATCCTTCGGGACGAAATTGCCAAAATGACATGGACATTAAATCAACAGTCCCGGAGACTTGCGGATGATAAGGAACAGCTTTCCAGAGCGCTTGCCGATATTTCTCATCAGATCCGCACTCCGTTAACTTCTGTGAATCTGATGGCGGAGCGGATGAGAAGGCCGGACATTTCCGAGGGGGAATGGCGGAAGCTGCTTAGGGAAATGTCCCATATGCTGGGGCGTATCGGATGGCTTGTGGACACCCTTTTGAAACTTTCCCGGCTGGATGCAGGAACTGTGACATTGAAACAAGAAAAATTTCCGGTAAGCAGCCTGATAGAAGACGCCCTGCGGACGTTTGCAGTTTCCATGGAACTTCATGGACAGACCTGCATTGCAGATGAGTCGGAAGATATCTGTATTTCAGGAGATTACACATGGACATTGGAAGCGCTGCAGAATGTGATGAAAAATGCGCTGGAGCATACGCCGGAGGGCGGGAAAATATGGATTGAGATAAAAGATACAGTGCTTTATGTACAGATGAGTGTCATTGATTCCGGACCGGGGATCCCCAAAGAAGATATCCCCCATCTTTTTGAGCGGTTTTACCGGGGAAAAACTGCCGGAAAAGACAGCTTTGGAATTGGACTTTCCCTTTCAAGAGCTGTCCTTTCTCTTGAAAACGCCGTGATACTGGCAGAAAATTCCAAAGACCGGGGAGGATGTTTTATTCTGCGGTTTTATAAATAG
- a CDS encoding ABC transporter permease encodes MKNIFYKITARTMGLNRTRTIVTILGVILSAAMLMAVAVFGISVLNYIETKTVEKEGSWHVAAEGFTEKELQEIRKDKRIKSLSIQREIGYLRGSEADGDYIRIFSRDNSAWKNLPLEIEKGRIPENEREILIPYEGIELEGKKASVGDTVTLKSGQFFMDGRHMVSDQAASLSADGEEEAAEGAENSSVSFQENESGTYQVVGVYHDVQQARAASGFFGCMLIAGSYGTLPEHSYCDVYIEMKNPKDADAFIEDWLEGKEYGSYVSWSRHDSLLRWQGVFRNDRYTYMIGGALGTLLAVIMAGSVLLIYNSFSISLRERTVQFGLLASVGATKKQLRRSLRFEAFVVSAVGIPLGLLAGAAGSAVTLHFIGAGLTSFIYGEKGTVEMSCPPAVLAGSAVLAFLTVLLSVWIPAARAGKVSPMEAVRSLQDIRIRPREVKSAKLTGRLFGLEGMLAGKNYRRDRKKYRSTVISLTMSIVLFVTASLFFLYMEEAGSTILNPPSYELQYQKILGWNESEDDKNALIRTKAMLDEEKLVDSYESYKEFSILIPMRQEDVSEAYRSENYWEELADGSIPFHCSAVVLQDKDYETYLKEQRLEKPKSGSGVIYAIYYDQVQSYNEEMQSYDKVPALTENVKRRELGAGRVLHRKDEKEKTGDAGEYEQLFQVELAQEARELPLQCGTENVFKPVLILSEEQAKQYAEYIDQPVKEGWEAEEELYIAYFQIHAENYIEAAENLEEEIQNMPEEQQGSLYTPAEDAAMSRQAVTAIRVLCYGFIVLLSMIAVANVFNTISTNLMLRRKEFAMLRSVGMTGKGFRKMMLYECLVYGTRSVLYGCILSSAVSILFWKFTSQASGQELIFPWSYFLTAAAGVLAIVLVTMIYTMRKIRKFNIIDELRMA; translated from the coding sequence ATGAAAAATATTTTCTATAAGATCACGGCAAGAACAATGGGGCTGAACCGGACGAGAACAATTGTAACCATACTGGGCGTTATTCTCTCGGCGGCAATGCTGATGGCAGTTGCTGTGTTCGGCATCAGCGTCCTGAATTATATTGAAACAAAGACGGTGGAGAAAGAAGGAAGCTGGCATGTAGCGGCAGAGGGATTTACAGAAAAAGAACTTCAGGAAATCAGAAAGGACAAACGGATCAAATCCCTATCCATACAAAGAGAAATCGGTTATCTGAGAGGATCTGAAGCGGACGGGGACTATATCAGGATTTTCAGCCGGGATAACAGTGCGTGGAAGAATCTTCCCCTGGAGATTGAAAAAGGGCGGATTCCTGAAAATGAAAGGGAGATCCTGATCCCTTATGAAGGGATTGAGCTGGAAGGCAAGAAGGCGTCTGTGGGCGACACAGTGACCTTAAAATCAGGACAGTTTTTTATGGACGGCAGACATATGGTATCCGATCAGGCTGCCTCTTTGTCAGCTGACGGGGAAGAAGAGGCGGCAGAGGGAGCGGAAAACAGTTCAGTCTCATTTCAGGAAAATGAAAGCGGTACGTATCAGGTGGTGGGCGTCTATCACGATGTGCAGCAGGCCAGAGCGGCATCCGGCTTTTTCGGATGTATGCTGATTGCAGGGTCTTACGGAACATTGCCGGAACACAGTTATTGCGATGTCTATATTGAGATGAAAAATCCAAAGGATGCAGATGCATTTATAGAGGACTGGCTGGAGGGGAAAGAATATGGATCCTATGTTTCCTGGAGCAGACACGACAGCCTGCTTCGGTGGCAGGGAGTTTTCCGCAACGACAGATATACGTACATGATAGGCGGAGCGCTGGGAACACTTCTGGCAGTCATAATGGCGGGATCGGTACTTCTGATCTACAATTCTTTCTCTATTTCCCTAAGAGAGAGGACGGTACAGTTTGGACTTTTGGCTTCTGTGGGGGCGACGAAAAAGCAGCTTCGCCGGTCTTTAAGATTTGAAGCATTTGTTGTCAGCGCCGTGGGGATTCCACTTGGGCTTCTGGCAGGAGCAGCCGGAAGTGCCGTGACACTTCATTTTATCGGAGCGGGGCTGACAAGTTTTATCTATGGAGAGAAAGGTACTGTAGAGATGTCCTGTCCTCCGGCAGTGTTGGCAGGCTCGGCTGTGCTGGCGTTTCTGACGGTGCTTTTGTCGGTGTGGATACCGGCAGCGCGGGCAGGGAAGGTATCGCCTATGGAGGCTGTACGGTCCCTGCAGGATATCCGGATTCGCCCTCGGGAAGTCAAATCTGCAAAATTAACCGGTCGTCTGTTCGGACTGGAGGGAATGCTCGCGGGGAAAAATTACAGAAGGGACCGGAAAAAATACAGAAGTACCGTGATCTCGCTTACCATGAGTATTGTGCTGTTTGTGACAGCTTCTTTGTTTTTCCTGTACATGGAAGAGGCGGGGAGCACGATTTTGAATCCTCCTTCCTATGAATTGCAGTACCAGAAAATATTAGGATGGAACGAAAGCGAGGATGATAAAAACGCTCTGATCCGTACTAAGGCCATGCTGGATGAGGAAAAACTTGTAGATTCCTACGAAAGTTATAAAGAATTTTCCATCTTGATCCCGATGCGGCAGGAAGATGTAAGCGAGGCTTACCGGTCGGAAAATTACTGGGAAGAGCTGGCGGACGGAAGCATACCATTCCACTGCAGCGCTGTTGTTTTGCAGGATAAGGATTATGAAACTTACCTGAAAGAGCAAAGACTTGAAAAGCCAAAGAGCGGCAGCGGCGTCATTTATGCCATTTATTATGATCAGGTACAAAGTTATAATGAGGAAATGCAGAGTTATGATAAGGTGCCGGCGCTGACGGAGAATGTAAAGCGCCGGGAACTGGGAGCCGGGCGAGTTTTACACAGGAAGGATGAAAAGGAAAAGACAGGAGACGCCGGAGAATATGAGCAGCTTTTTCAAGTGGAACTGGCGCAGGAGGCCAGAGAACTTCCGCTGCAGTGCGGAACGGAAAATGTTTTCAAACCCGTTTTGATCCTTTCAGAGGAACAGGCAAAGCAGTATGCAGAGTATATCGATCAGCCGGTAAAAGAGGGATGGGAAGCGGAAGAAGAGTTGTATATCGCTTATTTTCAGATCCACGCGGAAAATTATATAGAAGCGGCGGAAAACCTAGAAGAAGAGATTCAGAATATGCCGGAAGAACAGCAGGGAAGCCTTTACACGCCGGCAGAGGATGCGGCAATGAGCAGGCAGGCGGTGACGGCGATCCGGGTGCTGTGCTATGGATTTATTGTGCTGCTGTCCATGATTGCAGTGGCGAATGTGTTTAATACGATCTCTACCAATCTGATGCTCAGACGAAAAGAATTTGCCATGCTGCGTTCCGTAGGCATGACAGGAAAAGGATTCCGGAAAATGATGCTTTACGAATGCCTGGTCTATGGGACGCGATCTGTTTTATACGGATGTATCCTTTCTTCTGCTGTCAGCATTCTATTCTGGAAATTTACCAGCCAGGCCAGCGGACAGGAACTGATATTCCCGTGGAGTTATTTCCTGACAGCGGCAGCAGGCGTGCTGGCGATCGTTCTTGTGACTATGATCTACACAATGAGGAAAATACGAAAATTTAATATTATTGACGAACTGCGGATGGCATAA